The following proteins are encoded in a genomic region of Lactiplantibacillus plantarum:
- a CDS encoding TetR/AcrR family transcriptional regulator translates to MATRAEQMAKTHQAILGTARELFLRNGYDATSTRDIANAIGITQPALYHHFKDKEVIFLAVITTVGAEIKAGIEAIQVRADWSPLDQLTEVSLLLTHKHPADVFTLIHSSFKALTHEHIRELGGIFVTDYVKPIQTVFEQPDMQLHVGVTPQMATNFYITSLSPLFNSFHQIGDPHADERTRVQTLLKMILYGVASEPEN, encoded by the coding sequence ATGGCGACACGAGCCGAACAGATGGCGAAGACGCACCAGGCGATTTTAGGCACAGCCCGGGAACTGTTTTTAAGAAATGGGTATGATGCGACAAGTACGCGCGACATTGCGAATGCGATTGGCATTACGCAGCCCGCGCTTTATCACCATTTTAAAGATAAAGAGGTCATCTTTCTGGCTGTCATTACGACGGTCGGTGCGGAAATCAAGGCTGGCATTGAAGCGATTCAAGTCCGTGCGGATTGGTCTCCGTTGGATCAATTAACAGAAGTCTCGCTATTACTAACGCATAAGCATCCGGCTGATGTCTTCACGTTAATTCATTCCAGTTTCAAAGCATTAACGCATGAACATATTCGCGAGTTGGGCGGCATATTTGTTACTGATTATGTGAAGCCGATTCAAACCGTTTTTGAGCAACCTGACATGCAACTACATGTGGGGGTCACACCACAGATGGCGACGAATTTCTATATCACCAGCTTGAGTCCATTGTTTAACAGTTTTCATCAAATCGGTGATCCTCATGCTGACGAGCGGACCCGCGTTCAAACTCTTTTAAAGATGATCTTATACGGGGTTGCGAGTGAACCAGAAAACTAA
- a CDS encoding ATP-dependent Clp protease ATP-binding subunit gives MDNLFTPSAKSVLVLAQEQAKYFKHQAVGTEHLLLALAIEKNGIANKVLQQYAVSEDDIREEIERFTGYGTLSNVGKDTYLPYSPKAKEILSVAGDEAKRLGANKIGTEHLLLAMLSDESILSSRILMNLNLDLGQTRKVVLRKLGVSDAMSKRKGNAANRGGKKTEGTPTLDSLARDLTQLASEQEMDPVVGRSKEVKRVIQILSRRTKNNPVLIGEPGVGKTAIAEGLAQKIVAGDVPTDMADKRLMMLDMGSLVAGTKYRGEFEDRLKKVIDEIYNDGHVILFIDELHTLIGAGGAEGAIDASNILKPALARGELQTIGATTLNEYQKYIESDAALERRFATVMVNEPTEDEAVEILDGLRPRYEEHHRVTITDEAVDQAVKLSSRYISDRFLPDKAIDLMDEAAAKVRIDQMDQPTKLSKNQDKLAQLREDKETAIEAQDFEQAADIRKQEMQLKQRLDRIEADQDAEVTEGATPHYDLQVTGEDIAQVVAEWTGVPLTQLQKSESERLVNLEKILHERVVGQPEAVSAVARAIRRARSGLKDPSRPIGSFMFLGPTGVGKTELAKALAAAMFGSEDNMIRIDMSEYMERYSTSRLIGSAPGYVGYDEGGQLTEKVRQKPYSVVLFDEVEKAHPDVFNILLQVLDDGYLTDSKGRKVDFRNTILIMTSNLGATTLRDEKSVGFGATDKANDYNAVAATIRATLKQTFRPEFLNRIDETIVFHSLNKEELHEIVKLMSQEIVDRVAQQGIKIKITPAAIDVVAKAGFDPEYGARPIRRALQTEIEDRLSEELLTGAIKVDDQVTIGASKGTITINIKNQPKADGRSTVSSK, from the coding sequence GCATCAGGCAGTTGGTACGGAGCATTTGCTATTAGCATTGGCCATCGAAAAGAATGGAATTGCTAATAAGGTGCTACAACAATATGCCGTTAGTGAAGATGACATTCGTGAAGAAATCGAACGGTTCACTGGCTATGGGACGTTGAGCAATGTTGGCAAGGATACTTACTTGCCATATTCACCAAAGGCCAAAGAAATTTTGTCCGTTGCCGGTGATGAAGCAAAACGGCTCGGTGCCAACAAGATTGGAACGGAACATTTGTTGTTAGCGATGCTCTCTGATGAAAGTATCCTTTCCTCGCGAATTTTAATGAATTTAAACTTAGATCTAGGTCAGACGCGTAAAGTCGTTCTTCGCAAGCTAGGTGTCAGTGACGCCATGAGTAAGCGCAAGGGTAACGCGGCTAATCGCGGTGGCAAGAAGACTGAAGGAACGCCAACCTTGGATTCTCTGGCGCGCGATTTGACCCAATTAGCTAGTGAACAAGAAATGGACCCGGTAGTAGGTCGTTCCAAGGAAGTCAAACGGGTCATTCAGATCCTGTCACGGCGGACGAAGAATAATCCGGTCTTGATTGGTGAACCTGGGGTTGGGAAGACTGCAATCGCCGAAGGTCTAGCCCAAAAGATCGTGGCCGGTGATGTGCCAACTGATATGGCAGATAAGCGCTTGATGATGCTCGATATGGGATCATTAGTCGCTGGGACAAAGTATCGTGGTGAATTCGAAGACCGCCTGAAAAAAGTGATTGATGAAATTTACAACGATGGCCATGTGATCTTATTTATCGATGAATTGCATACCTTGATTGGTGCCGGTGGTGCTGAAGGGGCTATTGATGCCTCTAATATTCTGAAACCCGCACTTGCACGAGGGGAACTCCAAACGATTGGGGCAACCACTTTAAATGAGTATCAAAAGTACATTGAATCTGACGCTGCGTTGGAACGGCGTTTTGCAACGGTCATGGTCAATGAACCGACCGAAGACGAAGCCGTTGAAATCTTAGATGGACTACGGCCACGCTATGAAGAACATCATCGGGTTACGATTACGGATGAAGCTGTTGATCAAGCAGTCAAGCTATCCAGCCGGTATATCAGTGATCGTTTCTTGCCTGATAAGGCCATTGACTTGATGGATGAGGCGGCAGCTAAAGTCCGCATCGATCAGATGGATCAACCAACGAAGCTATCCAAGAACCAGGACAAGTTAGCGCAACTGCGTGAGGATAAGGAAACAGCGATCGAAGCACAAGATTTTGAACAGGCCGCTGATATTCGTAAGCAGGAGATGCAACTGAAGCAACGCCTAGATCGAATCGAAGCTGACCAAGACGCCGAAGTGACTGAGGGGGCAACACCACACTATGATTTACAAGTCACAGGTGAGGATATTGCTCAGGTCGTTGCCGAATGGACCGGGGTTCCGTTAACGCAATTGCAAAAATCTGAAAGTGAACGCTTAGTTAACTTGGAAAAGATTTTGCATGAACGGGTTGTTGGACAGCCAGAAGCCGTATCCGCAGTGGCTCGTGCTATTCGCCGTGCGCGCAGCGGGTTGAAAGATCCGAGTCGGCCAATTGGTTCCTTTATGTTCTTAGGACCAACTGGGGTTGGTAAGACGGAGCTAGCAAAAGCCTTGGCAGCAGCGATGTTCGGGTCTGAAGATAATATGATTCGGATCGACATGTCTGAATACATGGAACGCTATTCGACTAGTCGTTTGATTGGCTCGGCACCTGGTTACGTTGGTTATGACGAGGGCGGTCAGCTGACAGAGAAGGTTCGCCAGAAACCATACTCGGTCGTGCTATTTGATGAAGTTGAAAAAGCTCATCCGGACGTCTTTAACATTTTGTTACAAGTTTTGGATGACGGCTACTTGACGGATTCTAAGGGTCGGAAGGTAGACTTCAGAAATACGATTCTGATTATGACGTCGAACCTTGGGGCAACCACACTTCGTGATGAAAAATCAGTTGGTTTTGGTGCAACTGATAAGGCCAATGACTACAATGCGGTTGCTGCGACGATTCGAGCAACGTTAAAACAGACGTTCCGCCCAGAATTCTTAAACCGGATCGACGAAACAATCGTCTTCCATTCATTGAATAAGGAAGAATTACACGAAATCGTTAAGTTGATGTCACAAGAAATTGTTGATCGAGTGGCCCAACAAGGTATCAAGATCAAAATCACTCCGGCTGCCATTGACGTGGTTGCGAAGGCTGGCTTTGACCCTGAGTACGGAGCACGACCAATTCGACGGGCATTACAGACTGAAATCGAAGATCGGTTGAGTGAAGAATTATTGACCGGCGCGATCAAGGTCGATGACCAAGTTACGATTGGTGCTAGCAAGGGTACCATTACAATTAATATTAAAAACCAGCCTAAGGCAGATGGTCGTTCGACCGTTTCCTCAAAGTAG